The genomic window TGATGAAATGGAGATTTTAAGGCAACTGGCGGTTGAATATAACCTGTTTCTGATTGGGGATGAGGTTTACCGGGAGTTCGTTTATGACGAGACCGTACCGATAAGCGTATTAAACCTGAAAGGGATTGAAGACCGGGCGGTGATGGTTGACTCCATATCCAAACGCTACAGCGCCTGCGGGGCAAGGGTTGGCTGCGTCGTCTCACGCAATAAGGAGTTTATGAATACAATGCTCAAGTTCGGGCAGGCACGTCTTTGCCCACCCACTATCGACCAGTTAGCAGCCCAGGAGGCGGCAAAGATACCTAAAATATATTTTGAAGAGGTGCGCCACGAGTATCGAAAACGCCGGGATGTGCTTTGTGGAGAGTTGAAGAAAATCCCGGGGGTGAAGTTTCTACCACCGAAAGGGGCATTTTACCTTATTGCCGGTCTGCCCGTTGACGATGCAGAGCGGTTTGCCATCTTTATGCTTGATGAGTTCAGCCTGGACAACGAGACGGTGATGCTCGCACCAGGCAGCGGCTTTTATGCCACACCCGGAATGGGCAAAAATGAGGTGCGCATTGCCTATGTTTTAAAGTGTGAGGATTTAATCCGTTCGGTTGAGATTCTTAATGCCGGGCTCAAGGCATACAACCGAAAGCCCGTCGACCGCTAACACCTGATTATGCGCATCTGCATGGTCTCGGACAATTACTATCCCTATATTGGTGGTATTGCCGAGCATATCCATCACCTATCAAAGGAGTTAAGACGCCAAGGTGATATAGTCAAAATTTTGACAACCAGGGTGGGTGGTAAGACACTTGCCTGTCTAGACAGGGTGCCTGATGAGGACCAGGTGATGAGGATAGGGAGAGGACTTGTGATTCGCTCAAACAAGTCTTTTGCCCGTGTGCCCATCGCTTTCAGACCAATGGCACGGGTGAAGAGATTCTTTGAAGAGGAAAAATTTGATGTTATTCACCTGCATGGCTCACTCGCCCCCACCCTCCCCTTGGTTGCGCTGAGGGTTTCCAAGTCGATAAATGTTTTCACCTTTCATGCCAGCCATGACAAAAGTATTGGTTATGCCCTTTGCCGCTCGCTTCTTCTTCCCTACTTCCGGGCGATTCACGGTTTGATTGCAGTTTCCACTGCAG from candidate division WOR-3 bacterium includes these protein-coding regions:
- a CDS encoding pyridoxal phosphate-dependent aminotransferase, with protein sequence MSDVKLSQRALLMPASPIRRLVPYAEKAKAKGIKVYHLNIGQPDIETPREIMDGYKKVNIKVLEYGHSAGLKSYIQVLVKYYQNAGIGVQPEDILVTTGGSEAISFALKAICDPGEEVIVPEPFYTNYLGFAIMAGVKLVPILTKPENGFALPGKDDFIKLITPKTRAILFSNPSNPTGAVYTADEMEILRQLAVEYNLFLIGDEVYREFVYDETVPISVLNLKGIEDRAVMVDSISKRYSACGARVGCVVSRNKEFMNTMLKFGQARLCPPTIDQLAAQEAAKIPKIYFEEVRHEYRKRRDVLCGELKKIPGVKFLPPKGAFYLIAGLPVDDAERFAIFMLDEFSLDNETVMLAPGSGFYATPGMGKNEVRIAYVLKCEDLIRSVEILNAGLKAYNRKPVDR